GTATCTTCGTTTCCAGAAATTGATGTTTCTCATTCAGATGGCTTTGTCTGGGTTTCAATTGACTGAATGGAATAAGCAGTCTTCTGCGAAGGAGGTCATGCACAGGACTCAAAGAGACATGTATGTTCATGAAAGAAACAATGAAGGTTTCATTTCTTACTCTGAGTAGTTTGGAATAAATATTGCAACTGGATCTTTGCAATTTTTCCTCTAAACATGATCTCAAAGTTTTGTTCTTTAATAAATTTTCTTTTCTTTTCTGCTAAGAATATACTCCACTACTGCACGCACAGGTTCACATGTAAGGCTTTGACCCACAGCCACTGGGTGGCGCCGGTCCATCAGCAGCGCCGAGCTCAAAGGTCCTCTGTTTTTATGTTTATTGTCATCATATATCATTTAAGTATTTGTGTTTGAGTCTCATGATCATATGTTTTCTCCAAACCAGACAGTTAAAAGACGTGAGTTGAAGTATGATCATGAACGTATATGACTTGATAGATTTTGGAAATAAGTTAATTTGGATGGCTGACATCTTCCTTCTTTTGGCACACTTCTGAATGATTTTAATTTGTAACGGATGGAGGTAGGCCAATGAAGTCAAGAATCTAACGTTTGTCACTTAGGAAGACTGCTAACGACTTTGACGAAGTTATCAGGTAATAATTCTTTTCGCCATGACATGCGTTGGTGGAAGGAGGAGGATTCTGCATCATCTTCTTTGCTTCAAGTTTTTCCTTTGGTTTGCTTCAGAGTCAAGGAAAGGCAGCGTTAGCATTTATCTCTTGAACAAGCAGCCAGAGAATTCTGACAAAGAAATTCAATGCAACTCAGGAAATGTTAATCAGATTGTGAAANNNNNNNNNNNNNNNNNNNNNNNNNNNNNNNNNNNNNNNNNNNNNNNNNNNNNNNNNNNNNNNNNNNNNNNNNNNNNNNNNNNNNNNNNNNNNNNNNNNNNNNNNNNNNNNNNNNNNNNNNNNNNNNNNNNNNNNNNNNNNNNNNNNNNNNNNNNNNNNNNNNNNNNNNNNNNNNNNNNNNNNNNNNNNNNNNNNNNNNNNNNNNNNNNNNNNNNNNNNNNNNNNNNNNNNNNNNNNNNNNNNNNNNNNNNNNNNNNNNNNNNNNNNNNNNNNNNNNNNNNNNNNNNNNNNNNNNNNNNNNNNNNNNNNNNNNNNNNNNNNNNNNNNNNNNNNNNNNNNNNNNNNNNNNNNNNNNNNNNNNNNNNNNNNNNNNNNNNNNNNNNNNNNNNNNNNNNNNNNNNNNNNNNNNNNNNNNNNNNNNNNNNNNNNNNNNNNNNNNNNNNNNNNNNNNNNNNNNNNNNNNNNNNNNNNNNNNNNNNNNNNNNNNNNNNNNNNNNNNNNNNNNNNNNNNNNNNNNNNNNNNNNNNNNNNNNNNNNNNNNNNNNNNNNNNNNNNNNNNNNNNNNNNNNNNNNNNNNNNNNNNNNNNNNNNNNNNNNNNNNNNNNNNNNNNNNNNNNNNNNNNNNNNNNNNNNNNNNNNNNNNNNNNNNNNNNNNNNNNNNNNNNNNNNNNNNNNNNNNNNNNNNNNNNNNNNNNNNNNNNNNNNNNNNNNNNNNNNNNNNNNNNNNNNNNNNNNNNNNNNNNNNNNNNNNNNNNNNNNNNNNNNNNNNNNNNNNNNNNNNNNNNNNNNNNNNNNNNNNNNNNNNNNNNNNNNNNNNNNNNNNNNNNNNNNNNNNNNNNNNNNNNNNNNNNNNNNNNNNNNNNNNNNNNNNNNNNNNNNNNNNNNNNNNNNNNNNNNNNNNNNNNNNNNNNNNNNNNNNNNNNNNNNNNNNNNNNNNNNNNNNNNNNNNNNNNNNNNNNNNNNNNNNNNNNNNNNNNNNNNNNNNNNNNNNNGCTCTTATGACGCCCCTGAGGCTGCGGAAACATGATTAAAGGTGTGATTCCTTGCCTCCTTGGTTTCTTCAATTTTTTTTTTGGTTTCTTCAGTTGGTCCATGAAATTCTTTGTGTTCTACTTTTGAATCTTTTCAGTTGTAAAAAGGAAGAATAATATAGCAATGTACCCATTTTAGTGAATGAAAATGTAATCTCCCATGGCAATGTCATCTCCAAGTACTTTGAATCCTCTCTTTGTTTTTTTGTAAAAGAGACAATGGTGTTTTTATTACCAAAGCTAATTGTAATCTCCAGCGGTTTTTTTCCGTTATCAATAATGCAACTCTCTGTAATTTTCTCTCATCTTTGTTCCTTATTTAATATTCTGGTTGGCTACTATGTATGTTGCTAAGATTATGCAAAATTTTATTGTTATTAAAGTGACGACTTCTACGAGTTTAACTCTGGTTCATGAAGGGATCATGATGGTGATATCGCTCAAGGCTTGTCCCTGGATTACTTTTACGGTTTTACCAATGCGTGCAACTTACATGTTTGCTACAGATGAAACAGGAGAAACATAACTTTGGGATCCTTCTCCCGTTTGACTTTTCAACAAAGAAATCTCAGCGTTTACTATTAAGAGAAGCTTTCGGTGTTTTTATCATCAGAGACCAATTAAATATTATCAGTAAAGATTCTCTTATACAATGGAATAGTGAATCTACGCTTAAAAGGTCCTGTGACCTTTTAAGGCTTAGGTCTCTCTAATCTAAATCATGTCTTTCATATAGCAAGATGTCCAAGTATGACTGGAGCAATGTATCAAATCTACAGCTTCTCCTTTGTCTCTGTTCTTGAGTTTTCTTCTTATCACCCAAGTTATCCAGTTGAGAATGCTTTCAAACAAAAAAAAGCTTTACACCTTCCAGCAGCGATCATATTTCAGAACTGCCTCAGACCATCTCTCATG
The DNA window shown above is from Brassica oleracea var. oleracea cultivar TO1000 chromosome C3, BOL, whole genome shotgun sequence and carries:
- the LOC106328913 gene encoding uncharacterized protein LOC106328913, translating into MDFRLTTSTSFNQGSLKNTCLRKGKKILEEKLISLKSSFLEERIGSQKLMFLIQMALSGFQLTEWNKQSSAKEVMHRTQRDMFTCKALTHSHWVAPVHQQRRAQRQLKDVS